A region of the Bacillus sp. NP247 genome:
TGGATGCTGATTTAAATCTAATCCTTTTGTTCTCTTTGCTATAATATCTCTTGCTTCTTTTACATGAGGAACATCAGAGATTTTCTTACTACCTTTACCCGTACCCTTAGTAGGTACTTAAACACAAATTTAAAAAATCCACAGTGTAAAAGTTTATCACTGTGGATTCTTACATTTATTTTTCTTGGTAATGCACCATATCATAGGGGGGAGTATGAAGTATCTTTCAAAGTTGAGTCATCTAATTTTTAAATTTTTGCGATTGCTCCACTTTCAAAACTCCAGTAACCACTATAAATTTCATGTGCATCGTACCATGTTTCCGAATAAGTTTTCAAGAAACTTTCAATATAATAATTGGCTTTGAATTATCTCGACCGCTTTCTAGTTTAACATGCCCATCATTTGCTTTAGCCATTTCACTTTATTCTTTAAAAATCTTTCTCCTTCGCTCATAGAATCTAGTGAAATAGCACATACTATCTTAATTTTAATTTAGGTTGCTGTTTTAACAACTTCAATAATATCATGAAAATCTCGTGATAATTCTTCATTTCTACCATCTTTACACATGGAATATCCTTCCAACCCTCTATGGATAATAGCAAACATAGTAGGATGGAAATTTTTATCTGTGGAATTAATAAGAAACTGGCTAAATTGAACAGCAGACTCTAAAGAATAATTTAGTTTTTCGTTTAAAATCTGAATCATAGCACCTTGTATGTCAACAGGTTTAATATTTTTTTCGTGTCCTAATCCATTAAACATTCCAAAAAGGTATGCACCTAAGATTTGCTTTTCTTGTTCATCATTGATGTCTATTTTAAAAACCTTATATATGGTAGTGTTTATAATATTCATACATTCACTAAGGAAATCTTTATTTTCTTCCAAAAAAATTCACTCCTTATCATATAACTTTTATATTTCCTTTAGGATATTCTCCAGTCCACCCACATGGAATATAACCATTTATATATATTTCGTATAAACAATTATAAAATTCAGACTCGCATACTAAAGAATAACTTTTATATAGTGCGATATTCATTATATCAAATAAAATTTGACTTTTCATGTTTTCTAAAAGTTGTCC
Encoded here:
- the imm48 gene encoding Imm48 family immunity protein produces the protein MEENKDFLSECMNIINTTIYKVFKIDINDEQEKQILGAYLFGMFNGLGHEKNIKPVDIQGAMIQILNEKLNYSLESAVQFSQFLINSTDKNFHPTMFAIIHRGLEGYSMCKDGRNEELSRDFHDIIEVVKTAT